In Methanobacterium sp., one DNA window encodes the following:
- a CDS encoding cupin domain-containing protein, whose protein sequence is MSDELKSVVIYLEELLDYQEGAVVSREIIRKETGTVTIFAFDKGEGLSEHTAPYDAMVQIIDGKAEIIISGKKYILEKGDMIIMPADEPHALLAIERYKMILTMIRS, encoded by the coding sequence ATGTCAGATGAACTGAAATCAGTTGTCATATATTTGGAAGAGTTGCTTGACTATCAGGAAGGCGCAGTTGTTAGTAGAGAAATAATCCGTAAAGAAACTGGTACTGTAACCATTTTCGCTTTTGATAAAGGAGAAGGATTAAGTGAACACACGGCTCCGTATGATGCAATGGTGCAAATAATTGATGGGAAGGCAGAGATAATCATTTCCGGTAAAAAGTACATCTTGGAGAAGGGTGATATGATTATAATGCCGGCTGATGAACCCCATGCCTTACTTGCCATTGAAAGGTATAAAATGATTCTAACCATGATCAGGTCATGA